In Chrysemys picta bellii isolate R12L10 chromosome 22, ASM1138683v2, whole genome shotgun sequence, the genomic stretch CCTCCCCGCCCCGCTGCTGCGTGTCGCTCTGCGCCCGGCCTCGCGCACCGTCCGCGCGCGGGGGAGCTCGGGATTtctgtcccccccccgccccgctgagATGGTCTCGCCCGGCCCGGGTCCGTCCCCGTCTCCCGGCCGGGCGGAAACCACttccggtcccggcagcgagcgGCCCATGGCGGGGAGCGGGAGCCGCTGGCAGCGGATCGCCACCGGCCGTTTGGGTGAGGGGgcggcccggacgcctgggttctttgggggaaggggtcgcaggcccggacgcctgggttcggTGGGGGGAGTCAGAGCCGGAGGGGAgcggcccggacgcctgggttctttgAGGAGGGAGTCGGAGCGGGTAGGGGCGgcagcccggacgcctgggttctttgggggaaggggtcgcaggcccggacgcctgggttctttgggggaaggggtcgcaggcccggacgcctgggttctttgggggaagggggtcgcaggcccggacgcctgggttctttgGGGCACGCATTAGAGCAGGGTGCTGGCAGCCCGGTTTCCTGGGTCCCGTTCCCAGGTCCTCCCACCCCCCGGTACCCAGACGTACCCACCCCCAGCGGCCTGGGGTGTTTGGGCCTCGCTCCCCGGAGCCGGCAGCCCCTGAGCTTCCTCTCCCCGCGCAGGTCTGTGGTGCAAGAGCCTCCTTCAGGATTACGCCGACGCCTGCCGGGATGTGGCCCTTGGCTTCAAGGAGCGGCCTGGGAAAGCCGGACTCTACCTCTCGCTGCTGGCCGGAGCCACCGTCTGCAGCCTCCACGTCCCCTGCGACGCCTCGTTCGAGTCCTCCCTCCTCGAAGCCTCGGGcatcctcctcctgctctcccccTGGATCCGGAACGGCAGCTCCGAGGGGCACGTCCAGCGCCTGATGAAGCTCCGGAACCAGGGGCGGCTGCGCTACCAGAGCCTGGTCTTCTTCTCCCTCGTCTACCAGGCCCCCTTTGATGCGGAAGCGGCTCTGTACCAGGCTCACTGCAAACACCTGAAGCCGCGCTGGACGGACTTTCCCGCCCGGATCCTGGACGTGGGGTTCTTGGGCCGCTGGTGGGTTTTAAGTTCGAAAATGAAGGATTCCGACATCAACGAAGAGGAATTCAAGTATCTCCCTGAGCATCTCAGGACCATCTCCTCCCGGAACCTCCACTCGGCAGCCAACGAAAAACTCTTTGACGAGAAATACAAACCCGTCATCCTGACAGAGGAGCAGATTGAGCGGGCGGAAAAGGAGGAGCGGCAGCCACTTCAGGGGGCCTTAAACCAATGATCTGAACAAAGAGACTTCCGGTTTCGGTGGGCTCCCGGGGCCAGTCGGTCTGGGAGCTGgcgctgggtgggggggagatgaaATACAAAAAGAATCCGGTAATGAAATATAATTGTGCTCATGGCCCAACTGTGCTGAGCTCAATAAATCAGTTCTGTGAGTTTTCCAGTCACCAATGAGCTGTTCCTGGGATCCGTTAGCCACTGGCTCCCCTTAACTCGCGGTCACCATGCTGGCCCGATGTTGGGCGTTCCAGTCTAAGGCTGGTCCGTATAAAGGAGCTGTATCCAAGAGGGTTCCTCAGTCACGGGCCTGGCTCtaaagaacggccagactgggtcagaccaaaggtccatctagccccgtgtcctgtctgccgacagtggccaatgtcaggtgccccagagggaatgaacagaacagggcaattatcgtgtgatctatcccctgtcgtccagtcccagcttctgacagtcagcgtcttagggatacccagagtatggggtccctgcccatcttggctaatagccatcgatggacctaccctctatgaacttatctagttctattTTAAACCCAAgtattcttttggccttcacaacatcccctggcaatgagttccacaggctgactgtgcgttgtgtgaagaaatacttccttgtgtttgttgtaaacctgctgcctgttcatttcattggtgacccctggttcttgtgtttatatgaaggggtaaataacacttccctattcactttctctacccCATTCATGACTTGACAGACCTCtctcacatccccccttagttgcctcttttcaaaactgaacagtccccgtctttttaatttctcctcatacagaagccattccatacccctgatcgtttttgttgcccttttctgaaccttttccaattctaatgtatctttttttgagatgggatgaccagaactgcatgcagtattcaaggtggggatgtaccatggatttatatagaggcattatgatatttactgtcttctaatccatctctttcctaatggttcctcacattctgttcgcttttttgactgccgctgcacattgagaggatgttttcagagaactctccacagtgactccaagatctctgtcttgagtagtaacagctaatttagaccccatcgttttatacgtatagttgggatgatgttttccaatgtgcgttactttgcattgatcaacactgaatttcatctgccattttgttgcccaatcacccagttttgtgggttccctttgtagctcttcccagtctgctttggacttaactatcttgagtaattttgtgtctgcaatttttgccacctcgctgtttacccctttttgcagatcatttgTACAtctgtcccagtacagatccctgggggactcACTGTTTACCTCTGTCCATTCTGAAACGTAAATGGAGATCAGTAGTCCATGAAGGTCAGTAGCTGCTGATTCTGCGCTCTAGAATCATTGCTTTCATATTACTTATGGCTCCTTAGACAAAAAGTAAGACTTCAGCGTGCGTGCTGGTCTTCAGGGGGCATGCCCAGAGCATGCATTGAAAGGGATAGATCCGGTTAGTCTCTAGCCGCCAGGCCTGACTCCTAGACGATATTTGTCTCTCTAGCGTGAAAAGAGCTTGCTCGCTGACATTCGTGCCTCTACACCGACCTGAGCGAACAGCCGACTTTGGGTCATGGGCCAAACAAAAAACCTTGTGGATGGATTAAAACGTTCCCTTTGACCCACAACCACGTTTGGTTTTTACTTCTTttcactctttaaaaaaacagcGAAATGAAACTGAAGCCAATTTCTAACCAAAAGCCTCTTTGAATCAAAACGTTGGGTATTGAAAATGGCGGTGTGCAACGTTTCAATTTCTGacgatttttttccccaaccaaAGCGCTTTGGCGAATTTGACCCAATTTTAGGGTCCTAGCAACACGAATTAGCAAAATGTTTCCATCGATCCAAAcctgcattttttgttgttgttggtggtggtggtgaaaaaAAATGTCTGTAAAATTTCACCTCGTTTTAGTTTTCAGAACCAGTGGAAACTTTTTCCTGTTGGATCCTAAAGAGACAGCAGAGGGCACTAGAGAATTAAGGGAAAACTTCGGCAGACGAGTAGCGCTACCTTTGCAGTTCTCTTGTGGGCGGACGTTCTCTGGAGCAATGGGCCGTGGCTGGGTTGGCCCCCCTGGGGATGGGGCCACGATCAATTTGTGGGTGTTGCGGATCTGCCCCAGCTTTGGGGGAACTGCCAGTCCAGGGACTGATAGAATCGCCCTGGGGCAATCGGCACTTCTCTCTTCTGGGAAAGGTGATGGGGGAAGGCGGGAAGAGAACATGGCTTCACAGGCCAACCTGACTGTTCGGCGGCTGGGTTGGAATTGCGAGGCTGCGTACAGGCGCACGTCGGGTTCTTCTGAATTCTGTCCTAATGATTTATTAACCCATTTAATAAGTGATCAaacagctgcaggggctgggctctGAGAGGCTTTCACAGCGGAGCGATTCCTCTTTGAGTCGCCGGAGTCTTTGACCGCGGCACGTCGGCTCAGCCTGCCTTTGAGCTCCGCTCAAGACAATAACTGGCCTCTGGGCTGTGCTGACTCTGTTCTCTGAAGGCCCCTTTAGGCCGATCTGGGTCCTCTGACAAGCCCTGCTGGGAAGGGGCCTTCCTCCTGGCCCTGCACCCGCCTTGTTTCCAGTCTCGGGTGTGGAGGGGAAAATCAGGAGAGCAACCAGAGCTTGCTGCATTACAgctattctctgcttcccagggggCAGAGCttgagttagagcagccccaacgCAGCTCTAACTTACACCAGGGGTCAGGCAGCCCCAGAATGCAGGAGCGCAAAGGGAACTTCAAGCCACCAAACTCCTTTCCTTCCCCAAGcacagggagaggggagctgagaatcagacccacaaCTGAGCCAGTGCTCGGGCCTCACTTGGAGAATGAGAGATGGGGTCGGTGTGTTAGACACACACTATGGGTGTGTCTCTGTAAAGCTAGAAAGCCCATGAGCGTGTGACTGCGCATGTGAGGAAAGAGGGAGGTGTGTGGTATGAGGAGAGGAAAGCTagaaaaatctgtgtgtgtgagagcccaGAGAGATacaagggagggggggggtgttcgCAGTGATAGAACTGTAGGTTCTGGGCGTGAGAGAACTGGAGAGGCACGGAGATGCCGTGAGCGGGAGCGTGCTCGTTCTGGGAAAAGAACGACCCATGATCTCACCATTTGCTGTCCAGCAGTCAGGCATGTGGGACGAGGCCCAGCTGACCGGGAGCTTCAGTAAATCCCACTGCAGGAACAGCCTGTCTCTGGCGGTGGGTGGGAACGGGAGCCCTGCAGTTCTGATCTGTGCATAAGCTCTCAGCGCCTTTGGGACAAAACGGCTCTCCTAACCCAAACGGCTCTGAAGGTCTCCGCGCAGCAATATCTGCTGTGTAAACACAGAGGAAATTTGGGTTTTAGTAGCAAACGGTCCCTGTTCTGTGTTTCTTACTCTCCTTTGGCACGAGCTGTATTGCTCCTACCTGGTTAATTTCACGCCGTAGCGTGTTTGTCATGCAGGCCTTTCCTTTATTGCCTTCCCCTTGCTCCTGGCAGCCGTCCGTTTCAGAGAAAACGCCGTTGTCTTTAGCAGAATCGAGCTCTACGCACCAAATAACACCCCTGTCTCCGATCTCGGTGCTGCTTCCGTCCGATGCAGAATTTGTCTTTGCACCTGGTATGAAACTGCTGGGAAGTGTTTGATGTGAGCTGTTTAacaagcccagaggtggctgcattttagcagCGGATGAAATTGTATCTCCGTCTTCAAAACTGGAatcattatacacctctaccccgatataacgcgacctgatataacacggtaaagcagcgctccggtggggcggggctgcacgctccggcggatcaaagcaagttcgatataacgctgtttcacctacaacggggtaagattttttttgctcccgaggacagcgttatatcggggtagaggtgtacctcctTTCTTCCCACCCTTGGTTTATTCAGACTgagctctgcagagcagggactgtcccttGCGTAGTGTTTgcgcagcgcccagcacaatggggtctccATTCTCAGTCAGGGGGCTTTGCAGCGCCTGCCACAacaggggccctgatcttggctggtggtctgtgcagcgcctggcaccacGAGGACGCTGATCTCCTTAGCTTATAATAGACACTGGGACCCTTTAGGCTGAAAAGCTCACCACATAAGTACTCCACTTAGGGGCATCTGGGAAACTGCAGACTCGATGGCCAATACATTACACCCGTTAGTGACGATCTCTATTCTAGGTGGAACTGTGGCTTATTTCCCTGGTTCCAACCATCCTATTCAATGCAGCTCAATCCACAGGCCTCCTTTTCTGTTGATGTAAAAGTCACAGCTTCGGCCGTGCAGGTCCCTTGCATTGACACCCCGAGACAGGCCAGCGTCAGTTTCTTTACCACTATTGTGTTTTCTGTTGCCATTTACTTCGCTGCGGTGGCATTTGCTAGATCCCCAGGCCAGTAGCCGTCGCTGTGACCATCCAGTCTGACCAGGTCAGAGCCCTGCCCCCAATTACTTCCTAGAGCGGAGCTTTTAGGGGCACGTCCaagcagtgatggagaatctacccccACACTTGGTACGTTGTTCCGAGGAGCTATTTCAGCAAGGGGCACTCGAGCGGATTGGGGGCTGGTTTGAGGAAGCAGCAAGTAATCTTGGGGGCTTTCTCGTGATAAAGGGTTTGGATGGAACTTGCTGTTTTTGGCCTCG encodes the following:
- the TIMM29 gene encoding mitochondrial import inner membrane translocase subunit Tim29 translates to MVSPGPGPSPSPGRAETTSGPGSERPMAGSGSRWQRIATGRLGLWCKSLLQDYADACRDVALGFKERPGKAGLYLSLLAGATVCSLHVPCDASFESSLLEASGILLLLSPWIRNGSSEGHVQRLMKLRNQGRLRYQSLVFFSLVYQAPFDAEAALYQAHCKHLKPRWTDFPARILDVGFLGRWWVLSSKMKDSDINEEEFKYLPEHLRTISSRNLHSAANEKLFDEKYKPVILTEEQIERAEKEERQPLQGALNQ